A portion of the Hoplias malabaricus isolate fHopMal1 chromosome 1, fHopMal1.hap1, whole genome shotgun sequence genome contains these proteins:
- the LOC136693712 gene encoding sarcolipin, which translates to MDRSTQELFLNFMIVLITVLLMWLLVKSYQDA; encoded by the coding sequence ATGGACCGGTCCACTCAGGAGCTCTTTCTGAACTTTATGATTGTCCTGATCACGGTGCTGCTAATGTGGCTGCTGGTCAAATCCTACCAGGATGCCTAA